A region of the Thermogladius calderae 1633 genome:
CCTAGACAGGGTCAAGGTGATAGCGGCAACGAACAGAATCGACGTACTAGACCCCGCTATACTCAGACCAGGCCGGCTAGACAGGCTTATAGAAATCCCGTTGCCCGACAAGCAGGGGAGATACGAGATTTTCAAAGTTCACACGAGAAGGATGAAACTAGCAGACGACGTCGACTTACACGAGCTGGCGAGCAAGACCGAGGGCTTGTCTGGAGCCGAGATCAAGGCGATCGTAACGGAGGCCGGCTACAACGCTATCAGGTCGGGTAGGAAGTTTGTAACGAGGGAAGACTTCGAACTCGCAGTGAAGAAGATCGCGGCGAAGAAGAACGTTAGGAGGGGTATTGTAGAGGAGAGGAACAACAGCATCCACGTTATCTTCTGAGAACCGTACAACTGAAGTTTTTAACAGGAACTAAAACGATCCTTAAATCATCATAGTACCTAACGTGACGGCTCATGATCAGAAGGAGGCTTAGCGACCAGGAACTAGAGGAGTTGAGGTACATAGCCGCCTTACAGTTCGGAGTGAGCGGCGAGTTCATTCCTGAGGAAGCCAAGGGCGAGTTTAGTAAAAACACCTTGAAGCTTAGGAGGGTGATCGTCGACGATAAACCTTACCTGTCCGTCAGAGCCTCGGACTACAGGTTTAACCTCCACATTCCTTCAGGACTGGTTTTAAACCGGCTACTCCCACACCCCCGCTTACGGGTTTACGTAATGGAGAGGTACTCGGAGTTTGTGGCCAGAGGTGGTAATGTGTTCTGTAAACACGTGATGATGGCCGATCCCGATATAAGGCCTGAGGATGAGGTCTTGGTCGTCGACGAGAAAGGCAATCTACTGGCAGTTGGTCGCGCGGTTAAGCCTGGCTGGGAGATGGTTTTTTATAAGTGGGGTGAAGCAGTTAGAATAAGGCAGGGTGTTCGGGAGTGAATATCGTACTGTTTGATAACATAGCCGACGAAGACCTGCAGGACTCGATATTCATAACGGGTTTCCAAGGGTTCGGCATGGTGGGTTATTTGACAAGCAGACACCTTGTTTTAGAGTTGAAGTTGAAGAGGATAGGCTTCGTTAAGACGAAGTACTACCCGGAGACCACCATATACACGAGGGAGATAGGTGTAATCTACCCGTTCGAGCTGTACTACGGCGTTGTGAATGGTAAAAAGCTCCTTGTGCTCTTGAACAACGGGACACCGATTATACGTGATAGGACTAACTACGCTGACCTGGTCGCCAGGTGGGTTAAGGAAAAGAAGGTATCGTCCGCAATACTCGTAGGAGGCTTGGACCCTAGCCTCAGAGAAAGCGAGGAAGAGAAGTACAGGTGGATCCCTGTAGGCGGCTACGAGGGTAAGCTAAACGCGCAACTACTCGAAAACAGGCATATTATCGGGCCTCTAGCCCTCTTGATAATGTTCATGGACGCTTACAAGGTACCTGGTGTAGCAATCTTCGCCTTTACAGAGCTCTACAGACCAGACCCGAGGGCTAGCGCGGCCGCTGTTGAGGTCATAGGCGAGATGCTAGGTTTCAAGATTGACACTACGAGGCTACTCGAAGAGGCTAAGATCATAGAGTCGATCGAGGCGGAGCGAGAGAGGATGTTAAAGACGATCGAGATGGAGGAGTCGGAGAGGAAGGGCCACCCAATATACCTGTAAACTCTAGTGTGCCGCCCCGGCTTCTCCTAACGCTAGTACGTTGATCTGTACTTCTACGCCAGAGCCTTTTAACAAGCCCTCTATTAACCTGGCGAGCCTGAGCTCTACGTTGCTCGAGTTCTCTAAAACACCTATTTCAACCCTGGCTATCTTCTTGCCTTTGACTAGTTCGAGGACTTTGGCTGAGACCTCCTCTAGTACCTTGTTACCTAAACCGTCCAACACTCCTTCCTCGTGTTGGAAGTAGGGGTACGTGTTGGCAAGTTGAATTGGGAATAGACCTAGGACAGGATGTACTATGAACACTTTATCGCGGCCCCACCTCTTCAACGAGTATTCTCTTAGACTTCCGAAATCTTTGCCAGCAGCCACCAATAGGACTATACTGTCGCTCACGAGTACCTTCTCAACTAGCTGCAAGCTCTTCGACTCGACAACTCTAATTCTCGGGTTGTAGTAGGAGTCCTCGTCTAGGATCAGAAGGGCTGGGGCGTCTGGTTTGGAGACAGGGTTGAACTTGAGTAGTACGTCGGCGTGTCTCTTGACTACTTCAAACGCTCTACGTAGGCTAGGGTGCGTCTTACTCCTCTCTTCCAGTAACTCCCAGAGCCTCCCCTCTCTAATGCTCTCCTTTACAGTGTTAAGCTCCTTCTTCAAAGTGTACAGGTTGTGGAGCGCGATAAGTCTCGTACGCTCTTCGCTAGGTAGCTCTAGAAGATCCTTGGGGGTGTACCTCGAGCAGACCGGGCAGTTGCAGGGCAGGTATGTCAGTTCCTCGACCCTCTTAGTCCCACCGGGTAGCATGTACCTTCCTTCCCGCGCGTAGAGGATGTAGCTTGCGGAGTCGAAGAGGTCTGCCCCCAGCGCGACGAGGAATGGTATGATCATCGGGTGTCCTACACCAAACACGTGTATTGGTTTACCTGGGGGTAGGACTCTCTTGGCTAGACCGACATACTCTAGGAGAGGGCTGTAATCGTACTTCTCTAGTAGTACTGTAGGCGAGCCGAAAGCGAATATATGGTAGGGTGTCCTCCAAGCTCTCACAGCGGACTTCTTGAGTAGGTCGGGGTAAGGCGAGCCTTGTATAGGTAGAGCCCATAACTGGTCACTGTCCATTATAAGGGGGAGTGCCTGGAGAGCTCTTCTCCAGGTCTCTTCCACAGCACTGTACGCTTCACTCCACGTCATTTTAGTCCCTGTCGGCACGTCGAGTATGACCGCTATGTCGCTACCAATACCCTTCTGATAGCTCACGATAGTCGGATTGTCTATCTCCACGTCGCCGTATACGAGTACTTGATAACCCCCGGAGTCGGTCATTATCGTGTTGCTCCACTTCAGCTCTTCGTGTATGTCCTTGACGACGCCTTTGTTCCTCTTGTAGAACAGGTAGGCGTTGGTTATGATCGCGTTGAAACCGATCCCCAGGATTGTGTCTAGGTCGACGTCCTGTCTCACCGGGTCTACAACAGGAAAAATATATGGTGTCTCGATAGTCCCGCGCCTTGTTCTCAGTCTACCGATTCTCCCCGCTAAGTCGTACTCTCTCACGTCGAAGTACTCCAATACTATTCTCCCTTTATCATCTTACGCCTCGTCTCGAGGTACTGCTCTAGCAGCCTGTACAAGGTCTCTGCTATGGGTCCAGTGCCCTCGACACCCCTCTCGCTCACCCTATAGCGTCCCTGGACTTCTACGACTCTGGCCTCGGGTATGATCTTCACGAGGTGTTCAGGCAGCTTCATCTCCTTGATGATGATGTTCTTAAACTCCTCTGGGTCGAACAAGGGTATCTCGAGCACTATTATCTCGCTCAACCTCTCGCCTCTCACGATCACCTTGGGGTACCTGTTCCCTTTGTCGTCCACCGCGTTCTGTAGAAGGATGTTCAGGGAAGGCGTGTCGAACCCCACGAGCCTACCCTCGTAGGACCTCCCGTCGGCCAGGACTATTTTAACTCTCTTGTCGATCAAGCTCGTCAGCTCGCTTGTAAGCCTCCTCGACGCGTCCAGCACGCTCATAAGACCACCTTCAGGCACTTTAACCTATGTCAAAGTGGTTATTTTGAATATTTCTCACCCTGACACCCTAATAAGCGTCCTTTCAGCGTTGACGCTGGGTTAATACTTAAAAATATCTCAACGACTTAAATAGAGCATGGTCTTAGTCCATTAGACCAAACCGTGGCCTGGTACTATGCTTCAGAGATATACTTGCTCAGTAGAGGACATCGAGAGGCTGAGGTATCCCGGCGTATACAGGGTCAAGTTCAGATGTGGGGATGTGTCGATAGAGCTAGAGTTCCACGAGAAAGTTATGCCACCTCTAAA
Encoded here:
- a CDS encoding PUA domain-containing protein, whose amino-acid sequence is MIRRRLSDQELEELRYIAALQFGVSGEFIPEEAKGEFSKNTLKLRRVIVDDKPYLSVRASDYRFNLHIPSGLVLNRLLPHPRLRVYVMERYSEFVARGGNVFCKHVMMADPDIRPEDEVLVVDEKGNLLAVGRAVKPGWEMVFYKWGEAVRIRQGVRE
- a CDS encoding proteasome assembly chaperone family protein: MNIVLFDNIADEDLQDSIFITGFQGFGMVGYLTSRHLVLELKLKRIGFVKTKYYPETTIYTREIGVIYPFELYYGVVNGKKLLVLLNNGTPIIRDRTNYADLVARWVKEKKVSSAILVGGLDPSLRESEEEKYRWIPVGGYEGKLNAQLLENRHIIGPLALLIMFMDAYKVPGVAIFAFTELYRPDPRASAAAVEVIGEMLGFKIDTTRLLEEAKIIESIEAERERMLKTIEMEESERKGHPIYL
- the tgtA gene encoding tRNA guanosine(15) transglycosylase TgtA, which encodes MEYFDVREYDLAGRIGRLRTRRGTIETPYIFPVVDPVRQDVDLDTILGIGFNAIITNAYLFYKRNKGVVKDIHEELKWSNTIMTDSGGYQVLVYGDVEIDNPTIVSYQKGIGSDIAVILDVPTGTKMTWSEAYSAVEETWRRALQALPLIMDSDQLWALPIQGSPYPDLLKKSAVRAWRTPYHIFAFGSPTVLLEKYDYSPLLEYVGLAKRVLPPGKPIHVFGVGHPMIIPFLVALGADLFDSASYILYAREGRYMLPGGTKRVEELTYLPCNCPVCSRYTPKDLLELPSEERTRLIALHNLYTLKKELNTVKESIREGRLWELLEERSKTHPSLRRAFEVVKRHADVLLKFNPVSKPDAPALLILDEDSYYNPRIRVVESKSLQLVEKVLVSDSIVLLVAAGKDFGSLREYSLKRWGRDKVFIVHPVLGLFPIQLANTYPYFQHEEGVLDGLGNKVLEEVSAKVLELVKGKKIARVEIGVLENSSNVELRLARLIEGLLKGSGVEVQINVLALGEAGAAH
- a CDS encoding Lsm family RNA-binding protein; the protein is MSVLDASRRLTSELTSLIDKRVKIVLADGRSYEGRLVGFDTPSLNILLQNAVDDKGNRYPKVIVRGERLSEIIVLEIPLFDPEEFKNIIIKEMKLPEHLVKIIPEARVVEVQGRYRVSERGVEGTGPIAETLYRLLEQYLETRRKMIKGE